Within the Emticicia oligotrophica DSM 17448 genome, the region TGATATTTCCCGATAGATTGACCTCGCAATCATCGGCTTTAGAATAGCTTAAAACCTTCTTTAAGAGGTTTTTAGCTTCTGCTTCTGTTAATATTACTGACATTATTATTCAAGATTTTAAAGATGATTTTGCTTCTTTTAGTTCATGACAAATGTTAGAAAGAAAATTCTTTCTTTTGTAAACTTTAATGAAGCGATTAAACTTTACGTGCCGTGTTAATTACGTTAACACCATTGAAACGAGCCGTTGCACTACCATGAGATACTGCACTCGATTGTGAAGGTTGTCCCTTACCATCGAAGAATGAACCGCCAAGACGGTAATCACGTTCGTCACAAATTTTCACACATGAATTCCAAAATTCCTGCGTATTTGATTGATACGCAACATCTTTTAGCATTCCTGCAATTTGTCCATCTTTAATTTCATAATATAATTGTCCGCCAAATTGGAAGTTATAGCGTTGTTGGTCAATTGAGAAAGAACCATCGCCAATGATATAAATTCCTTTTTTCACATCCTTAATCATTTCGGCCACTGTTAGTGGTGTTTTTCCTGCTGCTAAAGACACATTGGCCATGCGTTGGAATTGAACCGATGACCAACTATCAGCATAGCAACAGCCATGTGATTCTTTCTCACCGAGAATATGAACTTGGTCTCTGATGGCTTGGTAATTGACCAAAGTACCATCTTTCACCAAATCCCATCGTTTGGTTTTTACACCTTCATCGTCCCAACCAACGGCACCCAAAGAACCAACTTGAGTTTTATCAGCGAAGAAATTTACTTCTTTACTGCCATAATTAAAGTTTTTGCTTTGCCATTTATCGAGTGTTGCAAACGAAGTTCCCGCAAAATTTGCTTCATAACCTAATACACGGTCAAGTTCTAGTGGGTGACCAACCGATTCGTGAATAGTCAACCAAAGGTGAGAAGGGTCGAGTACCAAATCATATTTACCAGCCTCAACTGATTTAGCAGTTAGTTTTTCTTTTGCTTGTTTGGCTGCTGCCGTAACATCTTCAAGCATGTCATAACCCTTATTATAACGCGTTGTGATGCCAGTAACTTTATCTTTTGGATTGGTTTGAAGATACTCGTAGCCCATTCCCATTGGTGCAGAAAGGGCTTGGCGTGTCTCAAATTTGCCAGTTTTTGGGTCAATGGCAGTTACAGATGCAATTGGCCATATACGGTGAATATCTTGGTCGATGTACGAACCATCAGAAGAAGCAAAGTATTTTTGTTCATTT harbors:
- a CDS encoding TldD/PmbA family protein, which encodes MKRRDFIQLSGLGFGGLMLPNIPIIGNSVSQEAMLDGAMDVAIKKRLADAALNAAKAKGATYTDVRIGRYLNQFVVTREDKVQNIVNTESYGVGVRVIANGCWGFAAVVDAKTEADTARAAEEAVAIAKANAKLMSQPVILAPQNGYGEVSWKAPIQRNAFEVPIKEKVDLLLGVNDAALKNGANYVNSVLFLVNEQKYFASSDGSYIDQDIHRIWPIASVTAIDPKTGKFETRQALSAPMGMGYEYLQTNPKDKVTGITTRYNKGYDMLEDVTAAAKQAKEKLTAKSVEAGKYDLVLDPSHLWLTIHESVGHPLELDRVLGYEANFAGTSFATLDKWQSKNFNYGSKEVNFFADKTQVGSLGAVGWDDEGVKTKRWDLVKDGTLVNYQAIRDQVHILGEKESHGCCYADSWSSVQFQRMANVSLAAGKTPLTVAEMIKDVKKGIYIIGDGSFSIDQQRYNFQFGGQLYYEIKDGQIAGMLKDVAYQSNTQEFWNSCVKICDERDYRLGGSFFDGKGQPSQSSAVSHGSATARFNGVNVINTARKV